Proteins encoded within one genomic window of Candidatus Poribacteria bacterium:
- a CDS encoding ADP-ribosylglycohydrolase family protein — MLGAIIGNIVGSIYHKEGNRIKTKEFIFFGDSCHFRIDSVCTAAVADILLNGRQPATTMQEWCRRHRERSGSRKFKRWIDTDSPKPYKSSGNGAAMRVSPAAFLNRGDLDAALSASDKVTAITHNHPEGMKGARATTHAIWLAYQDENAEDIREVVVTEYGYDLTKTVDEIRPGYFFDGTCKGTVPQAITCALESENFEDAIRNAVSLGGDSDTLASIAGPIAEALHGIPDTIKQQAESRYLTKASDILEVMQNMYRIFDVQDDRRHIRHGSRSINCPNCDPEWRLVGISHRFAHRYGYGHVDNEFAISRKSMKYRIVEPDLHRRGWIRMVEINGTNRTFREIGYASEPLDRYWEYHQLSCGCKTIVLSDLREIPNMRY, encoded by the coding sequence ATGTTAGGTGCAATTATAGGCAACATTGTAGGTTCCATTTATCACAAGGAAGGAAACCGAATTAAAACCAAAGAATTTATTTTTTTCGGTGATTCTTGTCATTTCAGAATTGATTCGGTGTGCACTGCTGCAGTCGCTGATATTTTGCTGAATGGACGTCAACCGGCGACGACAATGCAGGAATGGTGCCGTCGGCACCGAGAACGCAGCGGTAGTAGAAAATTTAAAAGATGGATTGATACTGATTCACCTAAACCGTACAAGAGTTCCGGAAATGGAGCAGCAATGCGCGTTTCCCCCGCAGCATTCCTGAACCGAGGAGACCTAGACGCTGCGCTGTCCGCATCTGACAAGGTTACTGCAATCACCCATAATCACCCAGAAGGCATGAAAGGGGCACGCGCAACAACACATGCTATCTGGCTCGCATATCAAGATGAAAATGCCGAAGATATCCGCGAGGTGGTAGTCACTGAATACGGCTATGATTTAACTAAGACAGTTGATGAGATTCGACCTGGATATTTTTTCGATGGGACATGCAAAGGCACGGTGCCTCAAGCGATAACATGTGCCTTGGAATCAGAGAATTTTGAAGATGCGATACGTAATGCGGTCTCTTTGGGGGGAGATTCCGACACACTTGCTTCAATTGCCGGTCCTATTGCCGAGGCACTGCACGGTATTCCTGATACTATCAAACAACAGGCAGAAAGTCGCTACCTCACCAAAGCTTCAGACATCCTTGAAGTGATGCAGAATATGTATCGAATTTTTGATGTGCAGGACGACAGGAGGCATATTCGTCATGGTAGTCGTTCCATAAACTGTCCAAATTGTGATCCAGAGTGGAGATTAGTTGGTATTTCTCATAGATTTGCTCATCGTTATGGCTATGGTCATGTTGATAACGAGTTTGCTATTTCCCGAAAGTCTATGAAGTATAGAATTGTGGAACCTGATCTGCACAGAAGGGGTTGGATACGAATGGTTGAGATTAATGGCACCAATCGTACCTTTCGAGAAATAGGTTATGCTTCTGAACCTCTTGATCGATATTGGGAGTATCATCAGCTTAGTTGTGGTTGTAAGACTATTGTTCTTTCCGACTTAAGAGAAATTCCAAACATGCGATATTGA
- a CDS encoding ADP-ribosylglycohydrolase family protein, translated as MLGAIIGDIAGSIYEGDPIKTKDFPFFGDYCCFTDDSVCTVAVTDILLHDLPPAETMQQWCRHYPGRGYGENFGMWIYTDPPEPYNSYGNGAAMRVSPAAFLNRDNLDAALLASDKVTEITHNHREGMKGARATTHAIWLAFQGESPTSIREVIASEYGYDLTKTVDEIRPSYFFDITCQGTVPQAITCALESVSYEDAVRNAISLGGDADTLAAIAGPIAEALHGIPDEFKERTESVYLTDAPDMLDIMQEMYRILDK; from the coding sequence ATGCTGGGCGCGATTATAGGCGACATCGCCGGTTCCATCTACGAGGGAGATCCAATCAAAACCAAGGATTTTCCTTTCTTCGGTGACTATTGCTGTTTCACGGATGATTCGGTGTGCACTGTCGCCGTTACGGATATCCTGCTGCACGACCTTCCGCCAGCAGAGACGATGCAGCAGTGGTGTCGTCATTACCCAGGACGCGGCTACGGTGAAAACTTTGGTATGTGGATTTATACTGATCCGCCTGAACCGTATAACAGTTACGGCAACGGCGCAGCGATGCGCGTCTCACCAGCAGCGTTCCTGAACCGCGATAATCTGGATGCTGCACTCCTTGCCTCCGACAAGGTAACCGAGATTACCCACAATCACCGTGAAGGCATGAAAGGCGCGCGGGCAACAACACACGCCATCTGGCTTGCATTTCAAGGCGAGAGTCCAACAAGCATTCGTGAGGTTATCGCCTCCGAATACGGCTACGACCTCACCAAGACTGTGGACGAAATCCGTCCATCCTACTTTTTCGACATAACCTGCCAAGGCACTGTTCCGCAGGCGATAACGTGCGCGCTGGAATCCGTGAGTTATGAGGACGCGGTGCGTAACGCCATCTCCCTCGGTGGCGATGCCGACACACTTGCTGCCATCGCTGGTCCCATCGCCGAAGCGTTGCACGGCATTCCTGATGAGTTCAAAGAGCGGACAGAAAGTGTCTACCTCACAGATGCTCCGGACATGCTTGACATAATGCAGGAAATGTATCGAATTTTAGATAAGTGA
- a CDS encoding lysylphosphatidylglycerol synthase transmembrane domain-containing protein translates to MNREQFRRVTKIGLPTVLTIVIAYFLLKEIDIQEIPRTLSRLAIKALLIGFACYCLLVLAKALRFRALLNLGSSVHQIFPILALHTFWGNILPMRTGDVSYVYLMQRRQKVDATQGIASLLVASLIDLVLLIGLVVATAWLLRAELRDTFSGTVLYITPLLMAGALIVGMVFVYIVPNLCVRLAEKCAVPLLRLQKRPLTWAVNKGLTVVQELTGFRSNRQFLEVWGYSVICLAIRFGFQCYLVTEMGVDIPMVEVLFALAFTNVFNLLPVQTIGNFGTTEFPFVWLLNHFGTSVETATVTGFSLHILILLYCLPLGLYGFFRKQKEQ, encoded by the coding sequence TTGAACAGAGAACAGTTCCGACGGGTTACGAAAATCGGTTTACCGACGGTATTGACTATCGTCATAGCTTACTTCCTTTTAAAAGAGATCGACATTCAAGAGATACCGCGAACCCTGAGCCGATTGGCCATAAAGGCACTCTTAATCGGCTTCGCGTGTTATTGTTTATTGGTTTTGGCGAAAGCCCTCCGGTTTCGAGCACTGCTCAATCTTGGTAGCAGTGTCCATCAGATATTCCCAATCTTGGCGTTGCATACCTTTTGGGGCAATATCCTCCCGATGCGGACAGGGGATGTCTCTTATGTCTATCTGATGCAACGACGACAGAAGGTCGATGCAACGCAGGGCATAGCGTCGCTTCTGGTCGCAAGTTTGATTGATCTCGTCCTGTTAATAGGTTTGGTGGTTGCCACCGCATGGCTGCTGCGTGCCGAGCTTCGCGACACATTCTCTGGGACAGTCCTTTATATTACACCACTTCTGATGGCGGGTGCTTTGATTGTCGGGATGGTCTTCGTCTACATCGTGCCAAACCTCTGTGTAAGGCTCGCTGAAAAATGTGCAGTGCCACTCTTGCGTCTTCAGAAACGACCTCTTACCTGGGCAGTCAACAAGGGACTAACAGTGGTCCAGGAACTGACGGGGTTCCGGTCAAATCGGCAGTTTTTAGAGGTGTGGGGATATTCCGTAATCTGTCTTGCAATCCGCTTCGGATTTCAGTGCTACCTCGTCACTGAAATGGGTGTCGATATTCCGATGGTTGAGGTTTTGTTCGCACTCGCTTTTACCAATGTCTTTAACCTATTGCCTGTCCAAACGATTGGGAACTTCGGAACAACGGAATTTCCGTTTGTCTGGTTGCTAAATCATTTCGGCACCTCGGTGGAGACCGCGACTGTTACAGGGTTTAGTTTACATATTCTGATCCTGCTTTACTGTCTACCTTTAGGGCTGTATGGATTCTTCAGAAAACAGAAGGAGCAATAA
- a CDS encoding MFS transporter yields the protein MKNDQDSSKTSSRKQFYFLTLSHTVLDSYATLLSHLQPLLLTKLAAAGARNSLAGNFVAIYSVFSSFGQIVFGWLSDRVQTVHFLTIGVAFSAIGLSLLWLAPSANIVYLLLAIGGIGIAAFHPQATTYAGALASEDRGLGTSIFLTGGNIGRALGPLVLMFIPYRFGLKYLVWEMIPGLLVALLVPKVLRFEKHLDLTATTRGTPNEEPRPREPLWTVASPRMLPLIVLFIIAALRTVTLTGLETFLSVHLDDQDYSDQVRSLVIALFIFAGSMGIMSSGWLMSRINTYVLLLVSLLGAPPLLYASLHTDGFSFLALLFCGNVVLTSSITINIILAQMILRGHENIASGLMMGAAWGVGGLLNKIVGDLGDQFGLPIVLDGLVMLPLVLAPLLLLLRDQPDLSKPAPQ from the coding sequence ATGAAAAACGATCAAGATTCATCAAAAACATCCTCTCGAAAACAGTTCTATTTTCTGACGTTATCACATACCGTTCTTGATTCCTACGCGACACTTCTATCGCATCTACAACCCCTCCTACTGACAAAGTTAGCCGCAGCTGGCGCACGAAACAGTTTAGCGGGGAACTTCGTCGCAATTTATAGTGTCTTTAGCTCATTCGGTCAGATTGTCTTTGGATGGCTGTCAGATCGGGTGCAGACAGTGCATTTTCTGACGATCGGTGTTGCGTTTAGCGCAATCGGTTTAAGCCTCTTGTGGCTTGCCCCATCTGCTAATATCGTATATTTGCTGTTAGCTATTGGTGGTATTGGGATTGCCGCATTCCATCCGCAGGCGACAACTTATGCTGGTGCCCTTGCATCTGAGGATCGAGGGTTGGGGACCTCCATTTTTCTCACAGGCGGTAACATTGGACGTGCACTCGGTCCGTTGGTACTGATGTTCATCCCGTATCGATTCGGCTTGAAATACCTCGTTTGGGAGATGATACCGGGTTTACTTGTGGCGTTACTGGTGCCAAAAGTATTGAGATTTGAGAAGCATCTTGATTTAACTGCTACCACCCGCGGAACGCCAAACGAGGAACCGAGACCGCGAGAACCTCTTTGGACTGTTGCTTCCCCACGTATGCTGCCACTCATCGTCCTTTTCATTATTGCGGCACTCCGAACCGTTACGCTAACGGGTTTAGAAACTTTTCTATCGGTCCACTTAGACGATCAAGATTACTCGGATCAAGTGCGCTCTCTTGTTATCGCGCTTTTCATTTTCGCGGGTTCTATGGGTATCATGTCAAGTGGGTGGCTTATGAGTCGTATAAACACCTATGTCCTTTTATTAGTCTCGCTGCTCGGTGCTCCACCGCTGCTCTATGCGTCGTTACACACTGACGGATTTAGTTTCCTCGCACTCCTCTTTTGCGGCAATGTGGTCCTCACCAGTTCCATAACGATTAACATTATCTTAGCACAGATGATCCTACGCGGGCATGAAAACATTGCATCCGGCTTGATGATGGGTGCTGCATGGGGTGTCGGCGGATTATTGAATAAAATTGTGGGTGATTTGGGAGATCAATTCGGTTTGCCGATTGTGTTAGACGGTTTGGTGATGCTGCCGTTGGTGCTCGCGCCGCTCCTGTTGCTATTACGTGACCAGCCGGATTTGTCCAAACCTGCGCCCCAATGA
- a CDS encoding SUMF1/EgtB/PvdO family nonheme iron enzyme: MRNVLGVLLCSKSKRVVRGGSWSFNAKSGRVANRLAEKPSLLSSDVGFRCVRDVNPK, from the coding sequence ATGAGAAACGTATTAGGCGTTTTACTCTGTAGCAAATCGAAACGTGTTGTGCGGGGAGGATCGTGGAGTTTCAATGCGAAAAGCGGGCGTGTCGCGAATCGTCTTGCGGAGAAACCGTCGCTGTTGAGCAGCGATGTCGGGTTTCGTTGCGTGCGTGATGTAAATCCGAAGTAA
- a CDS encoding redoxin domain-containing protein, which translates to MKVIVIAATVLNLLISFAHADVATPESAEQHEKNIEMCTQNLLVIGKAIDTYEKEYGDFPVWLSDLHPKHLADGNALICPADKENGKPIFKQSTDPEMPVSYSYELYPSYREWKTEQRKVYGDAMPLVRCRHHENDDFEVLNLSFSSKVYRSSSLWEYNPEEIYESVEETIATLAAGIQQHPDSAKLIYYPALVRLYIQVEREEDAENLINHYKETLEPDNMRGNFVLGDMLELMHRDEEMLQLFTKLEEQSPENRSVFRKLAEIHERLGNTELANKYRIKADPALALIGKTVPDFSATDFDGNPISLEQYRGKVVLLDFWAVWCGPCIAEMPNVKAVYNSYKAEGFDIIGISLDTDEDRLRDYLKENDIPWRQVFSGEGWKSPVAQQYGIRAIPAPWLIDKDGTLITHQARGDALEQLVAEAVKK; encoded by the coding sequence ATGAAAGTTATTGTGATCGCAGCAACCGTATTGAATCTGCTGATTAGCTTCGCTCACGCAGACGTAGCGACACCAGAATCGGCTGAACAGCATGAAAAAAATATTGAGATGTGCACGCAAAACTTGCTCGTTATCGGCAAGGCGATTGACACTTATGAGAAAGAATATGGTGATTTTCCAGTCTGGCTTTCAGATCTGCATCCGAAACACTTGGCAGATGGAAATGCGTTAATCTGTCCAGCAGATAAAGAGAACGGCAAACCGATTTTTAAGCAGAGCACAGATCCAGAAATGCCCGTGAGTTATAGTTACGAACTTTACCCCAGCTATAGAGAGTGGAAAACTGAACAACGTAAGGTATATGGCGATGCCATGCCGCTCGTGCGTTGTCGCCATCATGAAAACGATGATTTTGAGGTTCTAAACCTGAGTTTCTCGTCAAAAGTTTACCGGTCATCCAGTTTATGGGAATACAACCCCGAAGAGATATACGAAAGCGTTGAAGAAACCATTGCTACCCTGGCTGCTGGAATTCAACAGCATCCTGATAGTGCAAAGCTTATTTATTACCCTGCGCTTGTCCGCCTTTACATTCAAGTTGAACGAGAGGAAGATGCCGAGAATCTTATCAACCATTATAAAGAAACCTTAGAACCTGACAACATGCGAGGAAACTTTGTCCTTGGTGATATGCTTGAACTGATGCATCGGGATGAAGAGATGCTGCAGCTTTTTACGAAACTTGAGGAACAGTCTCCAGAAAACCGTAGTGTTTTCAGAAAACTTGCCGAGATTCATGAAAGATTAGGTAACACCGAACTGGCAAATAAATACCGTATAAAAGCTGATCCGGCCCTGGCGTTAATTGGTAAAACTGTGCCTGACTTTTCAGCGACAGACTTTGACGGCAACCCGATTTCGCTTGAGCAATACCGCGGCAAAGTCGTCCTACTCGATTTTTGGGCAGTCTGGTGCGGTCCGTGCATTGCGGAAATGCCAAATGTCAAAGCGGTTTACAATAGCTACAAAGCTGAAGGGTTTGACATTATCGGTATTAGTCTTGACACTGATGAAGATAGGCTACGGGATTACCTCAAAGAGAACGACATTCCCTGGCGGCAGGTTTTCAGTGGCGAAGGATGGAAGAGTCCCGTCGCACAACAGTATGGTATTCGAGCGATCCCAGCACCGTGGCTCATTGATAAAGATGGCACATTAATTACCCATCAAGCGAGAGGGGACGCGTTAGAACAATTGGTAGCAGAGGCAGTGAAGAAATAA
- a CDS encoding ELM1/GtrOC1 family putative glycosyltransferase, translating to MKVVILSDKKPGHYKQSLGIVEKMPECQVEWLEVEFRRKWRDNLLRVFMCIFGGIPLPMLLIHTLLRWSLTSETYGALTHLQMADITLSTGSSVAAVNLLLGRILGAKTVTCRRPSPVGTRYFDLAILPMLSWHNATSKNNVCQTIGVPNPISPDILDANRKRLKDDLNLPESLRIGFLIGGADRHETITVADAERLSKICETVATEMNTQILVTTSRRTPSDVTAHLVSTVKHSDWCPLFILPDTPSELEDPYQAILALSDLLIVTADSFSMVCEAASSGRKVIVLMMSAKNVRLPKRHKVYEYMEQHAIVSQCRLEGLAQHIKSALTSRVPNTPFQDTETAVQAIRQLVAN from the coding sequence ATGAAAGTTGTAATCTTAAGCGATAAGAAACCGGGACATTACAAGCAATCCTTAGGCATTGTGGAAAAGATGCCTGAATGTCAAGTGGAATGGCTTGAGGTAGAATTCCGACGCAAGTGGCGTGATAATCTCTTGCGGGTTTTTATGTGTATCTTCGGTGGCATACCGCTCCCTATGTTGCTTATTCATACGCTTCTGCGATGGAGTCTCACATCCGAGACTTATGGCGCATTGACCCACCTTCAAATGGCTGATATTACACTTTCAACGGGTTCATCTGTCGCAGCCGTTAATCTACTCCTCGGCAGAATTTTGGGTGCTAAGACGGTTACATGTCGCAGACCTTCACCGGTAGGAACCCGTTATTTCGATCTCGCAATTCTCCCGATGCTCTCTTGGCACAACGCTACGTCTAAGAACAATGTCTGTCAAACAATCGGCGTGCCGAATCCTATCTCGCCAGACATACTGGACGCTAATCGGAAACGCTTGAAGGATGACCTGAATTTGCCAGAGAGTCTGCGTATCGGATTTCTTATCGGGGGGGCAGACCGGCATGAAACGATCACGGTTGCTGATGCCGAGCGGCTGAGCAAGATTTGTGAGACAGTCGCAACGGAAATGAATACACAGATATTGGTGACGACTTCCCGCCGAACCCCATCAGATGTGACTGCGCATCTGGTTTCAACGGTGAAACATTCCGATTGGTGTCCGCTATTCATCCTGCCGGACACGCCTTCAGAACTCGAAGATCCCTATCAAGCCATTCTTGCCTTAAGCGACCTGCTCATCGTCACTGCAGATAGTTTCTCAATGGTATGTGAGGCGGCGAGCAGTGGACGCAAGGTTATCGTCCTAATGATGTCCGCAAAAAATGTCAGATTGCCGAAACGACATAAAGTTTACGAGTATATGGAACAACACGCCATCGTGAGTCAGTGTAGACTTGAGGGGTTAGCACAGCACATCAAGAGTGCGCTTACCTCACGTGTTCCAAATACCCCATTCCAAGACACAGAGACAGCAGTACAGGCAATCCGTCAATTAGTTGCTAACTGA
- a CDS encoding phytanoyl-CoA dioxygenase family protein, translated as MTELQPFNVSNGLLDQPEKLREQARQDGYLFFSGLIDADSIYEVRKDFLEICHRHGWAEGGETLMDGIRIGGPFMEGDDGYWPVLDEFQCLESFHAFAHHPAILDVCDKLFGEKTLVHPRNIGRIMFPENTKYTTPAHQDFIHIRGTEETYTGWIPLGDCPMHLGGLSVLSGSHQNGIYPVKPAFGAGGVGVDTEPLEADGFHWVGGDYGIGDALFFHSHAVHKALPNQTPDQIRLSVDYRYQGCSKPVTEGSLLPHFNRMAWDEIYKDWTSAEYQYYWNAFDLNRV; from the coding sequence ATGACAGAACTTCAACCGTTTAATGTTTCAAATGGACTCTTAGATCAACCCGAAAAACTCCGAGAACAGGCGCGGCAAGACGGTTATCTTTTCTTTAGCGGCTTGATTGATGCCGATTCTATCTACGAGGTGCGCAAGGACTTCTTGGAAATCTGTCACCGACACGGATGGGCGGAAGGTGGAGAAACACTGATGGACGGTATCCGCATCGGAGGTCCGTTCATGGAAGGCGATGACGGTTATTGGCCCGTATTGGACGAATTCCAATGCTTGGAATCCTTCCACGCCTTCGCACATCATCCAGCGATTTTGGACGTGTGTGATAAGCTGTTCGGCGAGAAGACGCTCGTGCATCCGCGGAATATTGGAAGAATTATGTTCCCAGAGAACACAAAATATACAACGCCTGCACACCAAGATTTTATCCACATCCGAGGGACAGAGGAAACCTATACCGGATGGATACCGCTCGGTGATTGTCCAATGCATTTGGGCGGGTTGTCCGTGTTATCTGGATCGCACCAAAACGGCATATATCCAGTCAAACCGGCGTTCGGTGCTGGAGGCGTTGGTGTTGATACAGAGCCTTTGGAGGCGGATGGATTCCACTGGGTTGGCGGCGATTACGGGATTGGCGATGCGCTTTTCTTTCACAGCCACGCTGTGCACAAGGCACTGCCGAATCAGACACCGGATCAGATTCGCCTCTCCGTGGATTACCGCTATCAGGGATGCTCCAAACCGGTCACCGAAGGGTCGTTATTGCCACATTTCAATCGGATGGCGTGGGATGAAATCTATAAGGATTGGACATCCGCGGAATATCAGTACTATTGGAATGCGTTCGATTTAAATAGGGTTTAA
- a CDS encoding amidohydrolase family protein: MRIIDPHVHVWKNDPQFPWAPETTNPPAEDATAEMLLELMAANDVEKTVLVQVIHYRWDNRYAADAMKRYPDKFMGVCRINPEDPEAPDHLSRWVEEDGFHGVRLSPSIGEAGDWFTGPLMPPIFRRAETLGVPMLLLTGAERLVDLVPLLEQHPELDVMIDHMASCSPDAPEKLELLLNLAQFPRVYVKISHTWSISKTGYPWADTFEQVKKVYHAFGGSRIMWGTDWPVCLSRASYAETLSVVRDEMDFFTPEDREWVLGKTALRLWQFQE, encoded by the coding sequence ATGAGAATTATCGATCCACATGTTCACGTTTGGAAAAATGATCCGCAATTCCCGTGGGCACCGGAAACGACAAATCCGCCAGCGGAAGATGCTACAGCGGAAATGCTATTGGAATTGATGGCGGCGAACGACGTTGAAAAAACGGTTCTCGTTCAAGTCATCCATTACCGATGGGATAATCGTTATGCAGCGGATGCAATGAAAAGGTATCCCGATAAATTCATGGGCGTTTGTCGGATTAACCCTGAAGACCCAGAGGCACCAGACCATCTCAGTCGCTGGGTCGAGGAGGATGGTTTCCATGGGGTTCGGCTCAGCCCTTCCATTGGTGAAGCAGGGGATTGGTTCACTGGTCCCTTAATGCCCCCTATCTTTCGTCGTGCGGAAACGCTCGGTGTGCCGATGCTTCTTCTCACTGGAGCCGAGCGATTGGTGGATCTCGTGCCACTTTTAGAGCAGCACCCAGAACTTGACGTTATGATAGATCACATGGCGAGCTGCTCGCCTGATGCACCTGAAAAACTTGAATTACTGCTTAACCTCGCGCAATTCCCTCGTGTTTATGTCAAGATAAGCCATACGTGGTCGATATCGAAAACGGGTTATCCGTGGGCAGATACGTTTGAACAGGTGAAAAAAGTATATCATGCCTTCGGTGGTTCGCGGATTATGTGGGGGACCGATTGGCCCGTCTGCCTCAGCCGAGCAAGTTATGCAGAGACCTTGTCGGTGGTTCGTGATGAAATGGACTTCTTTACGCCGGAAGATCGAGAATGGGTGTTAGGCAAAACGGCACTCCGCCTCTGGCAATTCCAAGAGTGA
- a CDS encoding mandelate racemase/muconate lactonizing enzyme family protein, whose translation MLSIKHLEAIPLNVPFYHERVSRHMHRALTHGERVYVYRVELSNGVVGYGENLSNESANIEQVIGQNAFACMNNDSVGFGIQMSLFDAIGKSVDVPVYQLIGPKVRERCPISWWDIDMPPEDWVAEVQESVKRGYTSAKLKARPWRDIFAQVDAVGDAVPADYRLDIDFNGFLRTADNAIPVLQQLDKHPNVAIYESPYYLGTDVEGAARLQEVVEKRIVEHFNESCLHARCCGGFVVGGGVNSLRRTNALCASFEQPYWLQMVGTGITTAYSVHLGAVLSQAELPAITCHELWESDLLETRLDVVDGKIQVPESPGLGVDIDEAALAEYRVEESTPTPQQLFNQTDYTCRVHIPNESGGERVHDFDGESVYYPAFSEGEYPGFVPGVWMEVV comes from the coding sequence ATGCTTAGCATCAAACATCTTGAAGCGATTCCGTTGAACGTTCCATTTTATCACGAACGGGTCAGCCGACACATGCACCGCGCACTGACACACGGAGAACGGGTTTACGTCTACCGCGTCGAACTCAGCAACGGTGTCGTCGGATACGGCGAAAATTTATCAAACGAATCGGCAAACATCGAACAAGTGATCGGACAGAATGCATTTGCCTGTATGAACAATGACAGCGTCGGATTCGGCATCCAGATGTCCCTTTTTGACGCGATTGGCAAATCCGTTGATGTCCCCGTCTATCAACTCATCGGACCTAAGGTTCGGGAGAGATGTCCTATTTCGTGGTGGGATATCGATATGCCGCCAGAGGATTGGGTTGCGGAAGTCCAAGAGTCGGTGAAACGGGGTTACACATCCGCGAAACTCAAAGCGCGTCCCTGGCGCGACATCTTCGCACAGGTAGACGCTGTCGGCGATGCCGTTCCAGCGGACTATCGGCTCGACATAGACTTCAACGGATTCCTGCGGACTGCGGATAACGCCATACCTGTCTTACAACAGTTAGACAAACACCCGAATGTTGCAATTTATGAGAGTCCATACTACCTTGGCACGGATGTAGAGGGTGCAGCGAGACTGCAAGAGGTTGTTGAGAAACGGATTGTTGAGCATTTCAACGAATCCTGTCTGCATGCGCGCTGTTGTGGCGGGTTTGTTGTCGGCGGTGGCGTGAACTCGTTACGGCGGACAAACGCGCTCTGTGCCTCGTTTGAGCAACCCTACTGGCTCCAGATGGTCGGCACGGGTATTACAACGGCATATTCCGTGCATCTCGGTGCAGTCTTATCGCAAGCCGAATTGCCAGCGATTACCTGCCATGAATTATGGGAATCGGATCTGCTTGAAACACGGCTTGATGTCGTTGACGGAAAGATTCAGGTCCCGGAGTCGCCAGGACTCGGTGTTGACATTGATGAAGCAGCATTAGCAGAATATCGCGTTGAGGAATCCACACCGACACCGCAGCAGTTGTTCAATCAGACGGATTATACGTGCAGGGTACATATCCCGAACGAAAGCGGCGGAGAGAGGGTTCACGATTTTGATGGAGAGAGTGTCTACTATCCAGCGTTCAGTGAGGGAGAGTATCCCGGATTTGTACCTGGGGTTTGGATGGAAGTGGTTTGA